atttgaaatggCATCAGACAAATTTCCATCTAGTTGaatgtaaataaataaatgaacaaGTTGTTGCTACTCACAGGATTTGATGAACTGCTCTTGGGACAAACTGTCCAACCTCTGTTTGAGAGCCCTGTTCTCCATGCCTAATATGAGGTTTTGCTGATCAAGAAATTCAAGTTCGGCTGAAACTTCATATCCTTCAGCCTATAATAAGAAAATAACCACAAATGTGTAATATTTTCTGCCAATTTACTACAGGTATgagataaaatttcaaataattttgCAATCTTACATGCAAAACTTGGATACTTCTTTCCAGTTCAGCAATGTATTGAACTTTCCTGGCCCGGTAATGTTGAGCTGAGTGCCTGTATTGTCCAACAAAATCTACAATTATACAGAATAATTGACTAGCATATGACTGACAACATTTATGTTCTTCCTCATCTGTTATTATATAAATCACTCATGTTTAGTATTATTTCAATATTGCTCTTAGTTTTAGCCTTAACCAAATATATTAGTTTCATATATGTGTaggatataatataaaatagaaATGTATCCTACATGAAAATATATTGTTAAGAAGCACTAAAGATGTTTATAGCGAAAAAAGAATATCAtatatcaaaatataaattcatCAACTAAAGTCTTATACAAAAGTCTTATGCGGGTTAATAGAGTCAGCTATATGAATTCACCCGATGTCACTCCACTCGATAAAATCAAATTTTTGAGAATATTATTAACCATGAGGTCGTTTTTAATAATATCTTCCCGCATTATTTTTTGTCTCCACACTCCTTTTTGAGGATTTTTTTTCTCACCACGGATGTCAGGGTTGGCTTTTGCGCACCTCAGATTATATTTAGCTAGAGCTCCGCTTGGGGTGTGTGGCTACCGTTGGCCAAACATTATGTTGACAATACCAGGAATCGATCTTGGGAGCTCCAGTTCGACCCCAAGTTGTCCTAGTGGTAGCCTTATACCACTTGTGGCAACCTAAAATTATGTTATCAAGTCTTCTCCCCAATGTCTTTAAATGTATTCTTTCAACATGTTCGCTACTGTAGAGCGTAACAGATCTTATTATGATTCAGAAAACTTTCCTCTTAGCTTAGTACTTTCCATAAGCACAAGAATTTGAAGGACTCAAAAAACATACCTCTTGACACGTTTTGAATCTGTTCTGTTTGAGGAAGGATTGGGTTGCAAGCAACGATGCTGCTGCACAAAGGAGCCTTGTGGATCTGATACATTTTGTTTTTCATATATGGCATCTGACTCCTGCGTAGTGACAAAACATGGAAATTTAACATCATTACAACTATTAGATTGATTAGTACTATATATTCTGTTTGCTCTCATGTTCCCTCCTTTCAGATACCTCAGCTGTTGGTCCTAATTCAAAGTAAGCAATGGAATCACTTGATGATCTTCGATGACTCCTGAAAAGTGGTGTATCAGGCTCATCAAGGAGTTCCTTCACCCAAGATGGTGTTTCCTCAATTAGCATGCTATCTGAGAATGTACGTTGGTGGCGCCGCAACCCCTCTTTGGGTTCTGAGAATGCTTCAAATTCAGTTTCATATGCCATGTTAGGGGGCAGCAGAACTGGTCCTATGTGTTGTTGAGAGTTTCTCAAATTTGATAAACTATTTGAAGCTTCCATGTCTTAATTAGTCAGGTATATGACCCTGGAGAGAGAACATAATGatgattcataaaaaaaaattaactttaatCCATAAATGCAGATATCAAATTCAAACATGTCCATCTAAATCATCAATTTTGTGTCCAGTTTGTCTTAACAGAAATCAACATATCGTCAGCAAGCCATATTCTTTACCGCTCTCTACTGCAAAATGTTATCTCttgatttttatattaaatggtTTACACATTGATAAATTGGTCAAGACTTTTATACACATATTTTATTGCTTCAGAAGCTGCAGAGGCCGCAGATGATCCAAATCCAGGAGCATCGAAGGACCGGAATCAAAAAGACTAGAAAACACACATTGCAATGCATCAACGGAAAAATAAGATTTAGACACGTTGACTCAAACATGAAACTGGAATCTAAACATCTAAACATGCACAAGTTTCAAAGTTTCTTCTTGACCTTAACCATTaaggggaccaaaaatgcatgaaactagtatttgaaaaaaaaaatccaatacAAGGAAGAGGCAGAGAAGAGAAGATACCAGAGACGCAGGGGCTTAGGAATAAACTGGTCAGCCCCTCGTCATTGTTGTAAGTTTGTTTGTGTGAATTTCCAAGGCTGTTAACTCAGAATGAAGttcttttgaaaagaaaaacattGGTTTTCTTGTTGTATAATAATAAGGAGAGGGAGAGAAATGAATCCCAAACAGATAGGAAGAGCGTGTTTTGCGTAGGAACATGTTTTAAAAACAGCAATTACAGCTGACATTAACAATTTGCTGTACTGCCTGCATGTACACGTATTAGAACAATACAAATCACTGTTCAAGGAAAATTAAGatgatataatattttaaagaaaaaatctgATATTTAATAGATATGATCAGTCAGATACTAAATCAAGAAGTGGATAACAAATTTGTTGTAATTTAAAGAATAATTACCATTGATTAACCACCATTGGACATGAGATTTTTGGAACATCTTCACAtgaaatgttagaattaattggatgataaaaatgtaaaattgAAATGCTTTCTCTCGTTCTCACACTCTCCCACCACCGTTTCGCCGGAGCTTCATTCTCACACTCTCCCACCACCGTTCAATGTTGCCGGAGCTCCATTGTCCACCGCCGTTCATGTTTCCAATGGATAACAGTAAATTAGTAATAATTGGACCTATTGTGGCTTTAAAAAAAACTGGTGTGATGATACAATCTCATTGGTTAAACGGTAAATGAGAGTGAGACAATAGGGAGACGAAAAATATTGATCCCCCGAGTACAAGCTATACATAACTTATTTCAGTAGTGCAAGGTTTTGATAACCCTTATTTAATAGTCGATTTCTTCACAAGCATGAAGTCACCAACTAAACTAGATTCTGGTTGTATAAACTTAGACTTATCCAAGAGATATCACAAATTAAAAGTTGGTGAATTTCTTCTCCTTCAAACTTTCCACGGTTTCCCTGAGGCTCATTTCCAAAGGAACAAATTCAATTCCCAAGCTCTTTGCCTTATCTTTGGAAACCTGATATGTTGGCACATATGGCTTATCGTCTGCGCACCTGATAACATTGTTAACAAAGTGAAAATGGTATTAGAAAATCAAAACATGAAGAACTtggattattttaattatataaatgTAAACACACAAATTGACAAAACGGGAGTCATGTAGGAATCATGTTACAGTAACCATTAATCTGTGATTTTTGCATACAAAAATGATTAGCAGACAGATTTTGGCAACATACAATTGACATACATCTAGTGGTAGTTGCAAACCACATTTGCGGTGGTTAAAACTGCTGCTAGCATGTGTCGATTATATGCCGCCCGAATTTGTATGTTTACATATAATAAATAACTCTTTTGCATTCTTGAAGTTACTGAAATTATTGATCTTACTTCTCTGGAAGTTGTAATGTCGGGTACAGTTCACGTAAAATCTTGACAATTTCTGAATGGTGTACCACTCTCTCAACTAAACAGTATCTTCCACTAGCTGAAGCACTCTCATACGCCTGAATATGGGCATTTGCAACATCTTTCACATTGATCCATCCAAAAGTAGCATTTGGAAATGTTTGTGCACCTGTATCAGGGCAGTGAAAGAGATCATTGTATTATCAAAGGACAAAAATTGCGTTTGAAACAGCTTATTTTATAACATAAGTACTTATATGAGTTCGGGTAAACttataaaaatagcttataATATGACCTACCTATAAGCTACTCAGATGAACTTACAAATAAGCGCTTAAACCTACCTATAAACTATTATGTGCTTATTTCATAAGCTTTTCAGAtaagcttatgaataagtgttTATTGTCATAAGCTCTTAATTTAGCTATTTACCCAAATCTACCAAAGATCTTGTCATGCGGAAAACAAATATATTTGAAACACATCATAACTGCTAATATCCATTAATATAAcaaataaataactaaataaCCATTGACGCATTAGAGAAAAAGTGGATGAcatattttgaaaaattgaaagaaaaaagagtacagcATAACGTTTAAATAGTAATTACCATTAACAAAATTCAAAACTGCAGCGGCACTGGTGTTAAGAACTGGTTGCAGGAGAGGCCCTATGACCATTGCTGGGTTAATAGTAACCATGTCAATGTTGTTTTCACGTGCAAATTTCCAGGCAGCATCTTCAGCCAAGGTCTTTGAAAGCACATACCACATCTAAAAGCATAAATAGGAAAAGGAAAGAAGTCAAAAAGCATGATAGCTTAATATCCATGATAAATCATTACCCTTTGCTCACATTGGAACAAATACAATAGCATTGTCTTAGCCTTAGCTGCATTCAAAAAGCAAAGAACAGAAAAGTTTTCAGTTGGAAGGGTATTTTGCCTTGCCCCATAATCCACATGCATTCATCGAATGGTTTCTTTCAAGGAATTGACTATCTTATATAAGTAGACActctctgaaaaaaaaaatgttttcggGTAAATGGCAAATACATTTGCTTCCAGATTGAAATGCGGATCAGAAAACCAAGTCTCATCAACCACTACATCCGGAGTTCGAGACTTTCCATTATATGCAACAGCAGCAATAGAGGAGGTTAGGACAACACGTTTCAGAGATGGCGAGTTTGCACATGATTTGAGAACATTTAGAGTTCCCTTCACTGCTGGATCTAACAGTTCAGCCTGAAATATACATAAAGAAAACTATAAATATATGAAAAGACAAATGGATGGATTTACAAATTAAAAGTAGAAGGGATGATGAACCTGCGGGTCCTCGACATCATAATAGAAGGGAGAAGCAGTGTGAAAGACACCATGACAGCCTTGAACAACAGAGTTAAAGGAACCTTCTTCAAGGAGATTTGCCTTAAATAGGTGCAGTCTCTCCCTAGCACCATCAAGCCTAAGCAAGTGGCCAACTTTTTTTGGATCATCTGCAATCAATCAACCATAAATCATAATTTTAATTGGGAAATCAAATATAGCAAACAAGGATTACAAAGAAAACAACAATGATGAAATGAAcaagaaaggaaaaaataaaaggaCACTGACTTGGATCGCGAACAGTGGCCTTGACAGTGTTGCCGCGTTGGAGAAGAAATTTGACGATCCATGAAGCGATATAACCAGAAGCACCAGTCACGCACACCACCTGTCCTGTACTACTGATCATTGTGCACCCCTCCCTTCCTTACTAATCCAATTCCAACACTACTTCTGCTAACTGGTGACCTCAAAGAGCACAATAAGTAGTATTatgttatatattatattattttatcattATCATCTGTGTGCagagaaaaatatatacaaTATGAATAAGGGATAATGGCTTCTTGAGTGCACGAGCAGCTATGGCTTCTTGAATGCACGAGTAGCTTCAGTCTACTCTATCCAGTTTAACAACCTCGAGTCATGGCTGTCAATTCCAACTACAACACTACTCTAACATGGTATCGTGTGCTTTACACTGAGTGACTCCCAATATTCAAATGTTGGGGATGGGGAGATTGGGGGAGCCATAGAGAACTGAGTGCTCAGTACTACTGTAGTACTGAAGATTTACCCCTCAAGAGATCCAAACACCATATCCTAACCAAAAACCTTAAACATTGTGTTTGTGTGTCACATCTCTTATGCCTTCCCCTCACTCATTTAAAATCAATGTGGAACTCCAACTCACACTTTGATTCACAACATGAATGACCGGACCAAATCCACATTAGTAATGACACCAAGGTCCGTTAATCGACTCAAATGGTTCCATAATTTCCTTTTCCCTTTTAATCTCTTAGGTAGTGTTTGGCTCAGCTTTTTTGGAGCTCGAAAGCTACTTTAAAGTTAAAGCTGAAAATAAGagctttaaaaataaaaataaagctaAAGTTGTTTGGAGGTTTGAATATCTTAAAAGCTAGTTTTAAGCTAAAAGCtgtgttttatttaaaattaacattaagaACATATAATATCTGTGTAATCTTGCAAAAttaacaatgaaaaataaaatactaatagATCAATAACGTGTGTCCCTTCACACACTCATGTAAACATTTTATCAAATGGTTGGCATGCAAGCTTGCACATATAGGAGGCAGGCAATCAACACTAGAAGTTGATGCATTTTGCAATTTCAGATACTAGAGAAAGCATGATAATTCAAAAGATTGTTGAGGTTGATGTCATGCATCCTTCTTTTTACCTCAATCAGCCATCAATCACCGCCCCTCCGCCAAGCGCATTGCAGGGCATCGTCCTTCAGCCATCAAATAGTGAGGTGGCTACTCTATCTACAACCACTGACTGTGACAAGCTTTTCATCCACCCAGGGCCACCTGCTCCGAGCATCGGCCGCGGCAGCACCACAAGTTTCGCACCCATTGCTTCGCTGCCATATAGAGCCACCATGAGTGTCCCTCGCCGCTGGAACCATGATACGGCACCAGGTTGAGCCACAAGTGGTGTTGTTAATGGGAGCAAAAGGAGTGTGAAACTAAGCAGAGCAAGGAATCATGATGACACGCACTAAAACTGAGGTGCCATGGCCTTGCCGGAGATACCGTCCGGTGGCAATGGAATGGTGGAGATTACAATCCCATATAAAAGTGCCTTAGATTTTTGTTCCACTGCTTATACATCTCCTTCGGTCGAGCACCCTTTACCTCTATAAGTGGTTCTGTGGTTGGTAGCTTGGAAAATAGGAAATAGGGTGAGGCACAAGGGTGATTCTGGGATGAATAAGTTGCATCAAACATTTTGAAGCAAGGTGATTGAATAGAATTTAGTTAATATACATTCCTAAGGTAAACAATTTTACAAAGACATTCAATCACATCGTCTATTAATCTTATCTTTAACTTTGATTTAATTATTATATGAGCTCATTTGAATACAAATTTATTGGAATTAATTGGATCTTATAGATAAGATCCAATAAGTATTCtttgatttgcatccaaacatATTCGTCTCAGGATGAAGAAACATAATTAGATCTTTGTGTACAACTTTGCATTTTCTATGACTGATTATTAAACTCACTTTAATTTCTATTGCAAAATATATCTGGATCAGCATCTCTGAAACTCATACTAGTTTAATTCATCTGCTCGATCCTGAGTACAAACCAAACCTAACTTATTTCAGTGCTTAGTGCGAGTATTGATAACCCCTTATTTAAGAGTTAATTTCTTCACAAGCATGGGCATCAGAAACCAAGTCGCCAACTAAACAAGATTCAGACTTAAAAGTTTACACATCCAAGAGATATCACAAATTAAAAGTTGGTAAACTTCTTCTCTTTTAGACTTTCGACGGTTTCCTTGAGGCTCACTTCCAGAGGAATATATTCAATTCCCAAGCTCTTTGCCTTTTCTTTAGAAACCTGATATGTTGGCACATATGGCTTATCGTCTGCACACCTGATAATATTGTTAACAAAGTGAAAATGGTATTAGAAAAATCAAAACATGAAGAACTTggattatttaaattatatgaaTGTAAAACACAAATTGACAGAACGGTAGTCATGTAGGATTCATGTTATAGTAACCATTAACCTATGATTTTTGCATATGAAACATTTGTAGGACCTACACATGCTTAGTGGTTATAATTGGCCTTATTTCAGAAATACATTTCCAAATGAAAAGTTCAGCATAAATTAGCATAACTATAAATATACACTAGACAAAAATAGTGGGAGATGCAAGTCAAATGAATGGATAAGGTAATGAAATGTAGCTGATAAATATTTTCAGATCAATGGAGAAATTCAACAGCAAGAATATTATTTAAGAGAAGGATGATTGAACTTTTAAATTGCCATAGCCAGCAAGTGATGTACTAGAAGCATCAACAACCAATATGGTAGCATACTTGATGAGGGTTGATGCCACAAAAAGGTGTGAAGAAAAAAGGTTATACGGTCAATGACCCAAAAATCCTTAGAAATAAAGCATTTAAAATGAAAGATCTTCCTAGCCATAGCCCATAGCCAAAGAACAAGTGCCAGAAGGCAGCACTTAGAGAGTTAATAATTATAAACAAATGCTCCAACTCATCCATATTGAAAGGCTGAAGAAGGGCCAAAGGCTGTTTTTGTCTGAGGTTCCAAGTATAACATGCTTTTaggaaaaaagaaaggaaaatggTGGAAGTATGAAGAACAGTAGCAGAGTGGTGGTATTGAACATGGGGTGACTGGGATAGTTTTCTCACTGTCCGACATCATAGCAGCGAGGAAGTAGAAGAGAAAGATTGAAATTAGGAGAtgtaaataacaataaaaattcACAATCAGAACTATTAAAAAACAaatgggagtaagttagcagctcccataaatttaatataactAACAAGCCTATACTAAAGTGAAATATTTCAATGAAATGATTGAAATAAAGAGAGGGTTATTTCCAAATTCATTCATCAGACTCTCAATCCTGAATGTTTTCTTCACTTTCCCACTCAACTCCTTTTTCAATATGGATTGAATACGAATACGAATACCAACTCAAATATCAGTGCTGACTCCTTTCATTTTGCACTGAAATGAGCTTTCAAACAGATAAGTAAAGCATTGAAAGAATGGGTATAGAAGAGGATGATTTGcattataatatataaattgTATGCATTCTAGAAGCTATCGAAATTGTTAATCTTACTTCTCTGGAAGTTGTAATGTCGGGTACAGTTCACGTAAAATCTTCACGATTTCTGAGTGGTGCACCACTCTCTCAACTAAACAATGTCTTCCACTAGCTGAAGCAATCTCATACGCCTGAATATGGGCATTTGCAACATCTTTCACATTGACCCATCCAAAAGAAGCATTTGCAAATGTTTGTGCACCTGTATCAAGGCAGTGAAGAGATTATTCTATTATCATAGGACAAAGGCTGCCTTGGAAGTTTATCTTGTAGCATATGCCCTTATATGAGTGTTTGAGTAAGCTTACGATAATAGTGTATGACCAACTCACAATATCTTTTGAGCTTACTTTCATAAACTAAcattaacttatgaataaacaCTTAAACCTACCAATAAGTTATTATGAATTAGCTTATTTCATTAAGCTTTTCAAATAAACTTATGAATTAGGTTAATTAGGTTGTATACTCAAACGAACCCAAAATCTTGTCATGTGGAAAACAAATATATTTGAAGCATATCGCAACTGCTAATATCCATTAAATAAACGAATATGTAAGTAAATAACCAATGACACATtagagaaaaagaagatgacatattttgaaaaattaaaagaaaaaggacTAGACAATAATCAATCTACAAATAAAAAGGGAATTTAAAAAGCTGATATCCGAATATGTAACTGTTCTCATCATAACCCTTATTCAATATTCAATTTTAACTCCCATTTTGATATTTTCTATTTGCGCCTTTTCATATTGCTGGGTCCAGAAAAAGCAGTTTAGTAGAAAAACAATATGTTATCCAGAAGCACAGAAAGGAGAAAGCAGATAATAGAATTTCAGTACAGCATAACATGTAAATAGTAATTACCATTAacaaaattcaaaactgaagCAGCGCTTGTGTTAAGAACTGGTTGCAAGAGAGGCCCGATGACCATTGCTGGGTTAATAGTAACCATGTCAATGTTGTTTTCACGTACAAATTTCCAGGCAGCCTCTTCAGCCAAGGTCTTTGAAAGCACATACCACATCTGAAAGTATAAATACGAAAAGGAAAGAAGTCAAAGAGCATGGTAACATAATATACATGGTAAACCATTACCCTTTGCGGAAATTGGAACAAATGCATTAGCATTAAAGCTCAACAGCAATTATCTAGTGTGCATATAAGATTGAATTGAAACGCTAAGATGTCTCAATTAATTAGGAAAAACAAGTGAAGTTTAAAAACTTTACTTGACCATCGGATTATCAGAATTTCAGGAGCTGAAACTCAAAATTACAACAAACTCAATTTAGGCTTATGAATCAGTATCTAGTTTTCACAGAACGGACGGAAGAAATTAGTTTGAGAACTGAGATAGTATTAAACTTGAAATCACATCATCTCCTTGCTTTATTGAATGCAATGCTAGAAGCATGCCAGAAACTCGAAAATGATGTCCTTTGGAAATCTTTCCTTGAGGTCTTCCTTC
This portion of the Lotus japonicus ecotype B-129 chromosome 3, LjGifu_v1.2 genome encodes:
- the LOC130745610 gene encoding basic leucine zipper 34, with translation MEASNSLSNLRNSQQHIGPVLLPPNMAYETEFEAFSEPKEGLRRHQRTFSDSMLIEETPSWVKELLDEPDTPLFRSHRRSSSDSIAYFELGPTAEESDAIYEKQNVSDPQGSFVQQHRCLQPNPSSNRTDSKRVKRHSAQHYRARKVQYIAELERSIQVLHAEGYEVSAELEFLDQQNLILGMENRALKQRLDSLSQEQFIKSLEQEVLEKEITRLRNLYQQQQQKQQQKHHSKPRSKHQDLDASFAKLSLKNKGTELQKAR
- the LOC130745611 gene encoding cinnamoyl-CoA reductase CAD2, yielding MSSGVGQVVCVTGASGYIASWIVKFLLHRGYTVKATVRDPNDSKKVDHLLNLDGAKERLHLFKANLLEEGSFDSVVQGCHGVFHTASPFYHDVKDPQVELLDPAVKGTLNVLKSCVNSPTLKRVVLTSSIAAVAYNGKPRTPDVVVDETWFTDPVLNREAKMWYVLSKTLAEEAAWKFVRENNIDMVTINPAMVIGPLLQPVLNTSAASVLNFVNGAQTFANASFGWVNVKDVANAHIQAYEIASASGRHCLVERVVHHSEIVKILRELYPTLQLPEKCADDKPYVPTYQVSKEKAKSLGIEYIPLEVSLKETVESLKEKKFTNF
- the LOC130745612 gene encoding cinnamoyl-CoA reductase CAD2-like; the encoded protein is MISSTGQVVCVTGASGYIASWIVKFLLQRGNTVKATVRDPNDPKKVGHLLRLDGARERLHLFKANLLEEGSFNSVVQGCHGVFHTASPFYYDVEDPQAELLDPAVKGTLNVLKSCANSPSLKRVVLTSSIAAVAYNGKSRTPDVVVDETWFSDPHFNLEANMWYVLSKTLAEDAAWKFARENNIDMVTINPAMVIGPLLQPVLNTSAAAVLNFVNGAQTFPNATFGWINVKDVANAHIQAYESASASGRYCLVERVVHHSEIVKILRELYPTLQLPEKCADDKPYVPTYQVSKDKAKSLGIEFVPLEMSLRETVESLKEKKFTNF